The window gagccgaggtggcgcagtggttagggtgcagtactgcaggccacttcagctgactgctatctgcagttcagcggttcaaatctcaccaggctcaaggttgactcagccttccatccttccgaggtgggtaaaatgaggacccggcttgttgttgggggcaatatgctgactctgtaaaccgcttagagagggctgaaagccctgtgaagcagtatataagtctaactgctattgctattgctattctttcttggatattgagtGAGGCACGCCGGACACAGCGCTTCTGTATGCTCAAAGCAtctgtgatgacgtctgggcaggtgggcggagcctcccgccgccgccactactggttcgtccAAACTAGGGAGAACCAGCAGAACACCACCAGtgccgtggtcacgtgatccaaatttgaactcttggcaactggcatgtacttataacTGGAGGTCGTAGTCTGCTGTTTCGCCCCGGTTtgaggcgaaccggtagcagtgatggtgggaggctccgcccacctgccccaatgTCATCACGGACGctcagcgcatgcgcagaaggttcggTGCGTTTGCAGAAGCGCCACGCGCGGGCGAAGCACGCCCGCCCGCTCCCCGTTCTGAACCGGTAGCGGCGTCAcctgatccctttttgcgaccgtctgagaagcaaagttaacgtgaaagccagattcacttaacaaccgagttactgACTTAAgacctgcagggattcacttaacggctgtggtaaaacggggcaaaacccacttaaccaacgtctcactcagcaacagaaattttgggctcagctgtggttataagtcaaggactatcggtattgaaatatagatatttttttaaaaaaaagtcctaaTTATGATGCGTgtctttttgatatttttttttccatcttggTTTCCAAAAGATGAAATTCACACTTTGTTAGATGAGTTCCAAAAAGTGGCAAGATGGAATTTCATTTCCagatatttcaatatatttttgttgAATCTCATCGTTGGTATTTAACACCAGATAAGTTGTCAAGAAATTATAAAGGTATTTCACATGAATGTTGGAACTGTAAAATTAAAGGAGGAACATTTTATTACTTACGGCGGAGGTGTGACAAAGGGAAGAAATATCAGAGTAAGATTCATATCTTAATACAGAAGATTCTCAaagtaaatataaaaagaaaaccagaaacttttcttttgggttttaatggaaaaagacttgggGGTGGGAGGTGGGAATCAGAACTTTAATGCTATAGCTATATTGACAGGAGCAAGATtattttatgcacaaaaatggaaggcatTTGATTTGTACAAAGGATGAAGGGCTTCAGAAgatgatggagttagcagagatggatTAAATTTATGGCTTTGATTAAAGACAAGAACACAACTACTTTTCTTTCTACTTGGAAATCActcctggactttgtgcttgaggtaagggaagaaaatttgattttgggttttaccgataagataggtttgttgttatagaaattgttattttatattatgtaaaggttaaaaaaaaagggatgcggtggctcagtggctaagatgctgagcttgttaatcagaaaggtcagcagttcagtggttcgaatccctggtgccgcgtaatggagggagctcccgttacttgtcccagcttctgccaacctagcagttcgaaagcacgtaaaaaatgcaagtagaaaaatagggaccatatttggtgggaagggaacaacgttccatgcgcctttggcattgagtcatactggccacatgaccacggagacgtcttcggacagcgctggctcctcggctttgaaacagagatgagcaccgccccctagagtcgggaatgactagcatgtatgtgcaaggggaacctttacctttaaaggtaAAAAGTTGAGGTGTGATGtcattatcttattctactgcaccaaagagaGTTAGAAGTCAAAGaaagtttcctttctttttctccttttccccacactttccctttccctttttcccccctacTATTTTCTTTTGCATCTTATACTATTAATAGATAAATGAACTAAACCATAAGATATTTAGGTTGAATCTCAACCGGTGAGTGAGTAGGAAACAGGAGGACTAAAAGGCTGTTTCAGATTTCTCCAATTTGCTCTCTCTTTGTGCGATTGGCCCCCTCGGTTCATCCATCCAATTATTTTATTATCTGCTGCACCTACACAGTGATTTTAGCAGCACGGTTCAAAACCGCCTTGGCAGAGAAAGGAAGTGGGAAGCAGAACAGCAAACCACAAACTCCCGCTTCttagaaatgtatttattgtttttaaaacgtTATAACAATCCAAAAGCAGGGTTTATTGTACAGTATAAAATCGTCGTAACATGTGGCATTATGCATTTTACATTtattgtaaaaaaacaaaaaacaaggtggTTTTCAGAACAAACGAACACCCCCCCCAATACAATTCAGAGCATTTACAGATTTGTAGCATGTTGTAGTACGGTAAAATATCTGTTGAATAATTGCATAAATACTTTTAACCGATCTGTTGGTTTGGTTGCTAATTTTTCCATCacccaggtagtcctcatcttacaactgtTTGTTCAGCAACTCAGGGTCATGGCTCTGCGTTACAACTAGAACAGGGAGAGCCAGAATTGTGGGGATGCCCCACAATTAACAACACAGTAATTTACGACCATAATTCCGAGCTCGGTcatagtcataagttgagaactatagTTATTACCATAATTTCCTTTCAAAGGCACTCTTTTCGAATTCTGgttttttactgatttttttccccctattctTTTCCCGTGAAAGCCTTGGCCGAAATTCCTGGAGTTAAAAGTCAAATGTGCAAGGTACCGAAAACTATCCACAATTGTCAAGTTGTGTTATGTGCGATCCTAGACTTTTCTATAATACTGATCAGGTCGACCAAAAGAGATTAAATTAACACAACGCCAAGAAACAGATCACGTTTGCTGGTAGCAAACGGTCATTTTAGCTGCAGTTTGTTTCCCCCTAATGGGCTTTTCAAAAGTGCACCAGTAAAATTCATTCCTGTACAAACATTTCCAacactatatacatatatacacacatgtacatgctcagagttttaaatattttgtatcaAATACTTTAGGACAAACATAAATTACAAGGTTCTTCACATAAAATCTTACATCTAAAATATAACCTTGatcttacagaatataaaaatatccattttgcctttttttgtgggggggggagagagatcttTGCAAGGGCTGACATGACAAGACAAATGCAGAGAACCGATTAACTAGTTGTGGGTTTTGCTTTCCAAAGCTTAATgcagtgggttgttttttttcttgtggacaatTGACCTCTATAGAATGAAGGGCCAGCTCTTAAGGAACAATTTCACAAATCATGGCAaaccttcatggtactggacctgggtacttgagagagaccgcctgctgccaatcacctcctctagaccgattagatcccacagattaggcctcctccgaattccatccgccggccagtgtcgactggcgactacccggaggagagccttctctgtggctgctccgaccctctggaacgaactccccgtggagatccggacccttactaccctccaggccttccgcaaagcccttaaaacctggctgttccgacaggcctggggctaaagaactgttgcccccccccccccgtctcgaatggtatgactgttgtgtgttttaaattatgcattgttatgctttgctttgttttttaaatttttgtctgtatcccccttccctggttcgagttgtgagccaccctgagtccccttcggggggggggggggaaagggaggcatataaatataataaactgaactgaactgaactgaacctgAAAACTTTGGTCAACTAATAACTGAAATGCTAAATGtccgtggagattctcagtcacccagatcacggttgtcccaaaggtgctttttaaaaatggcaactggactgctttttcaaggagaaggagaaagggtagagggggagaacaagaagaagaggaggaggagaaggaggagaaggaggggagggggagctggaaggaaggaagaagtggaggaaaaggaggagaagaggaggaggaggagggagggagggaggaggagaaggtggaggaggaagaggaagaagtgaaggaggagggaaaggataaggtggaggtggaggaggaaaagcaggaagaggaggaggaggaggaggaggaagaggaggaggagaggagaaggaggagaaggaggagaaggaggaggaggagaaggagaaggaggaggaggaggaggagaagaagaagaagaagaagaagaagaagaagaagaagaagaagaagaagaagaagaagaagaagaagaagaagaagaagaagaagaagatgatgatgatacttcttggatgagaagcaaaacacttgatgcctgagaatctccgtagaacATTTATCTGACTCTAGACTAAATTTGCTCAACCGAGTTCCTATGGACAGCAATGGAATGAACATCCCACCAAAGAAACATCACAGATCTAAGCCACATTTTTATCTGTCAATCAATTCTCATAGTCCCCATCCTTTCAGGCAGCAAACAGACCCACCCTGGTTCTTTGGCCGCTGACAACATATcgcaaaaaaagggggaaagcccCTTCTATACTGTAGTCAGTAGAATTGTGACCTACGGGCGACAAATTCAGTGCCAAAAATCTACAAGAAAAAGATTCTGTATGGTCCCAGAGGAAGGGATCCagaagagaaacagaaggagGCAAAGATATGAGACACTTAAGATGCAATCCCTCCGGCACaaaatgggaaaatatattttgatcATTCAGGAAGGGAAGGTTCCATATTCCAAATTCTAAAAAACCCCTCCTTAAATTGATTTATACTTGTTTTTCCCCTCTTGatgttttaatttcaaaatgtaagGCAGCATCAGTGCATAAGTTGCTTTACTGAGtactgtgtataaaataaaatttgtaagGCACACTTCTGAGAGCTCCCTCAAAACCAGGCCAaaaatttacaggtagtccttgatttacaacacttAGCgaagtgttcaaagttacaatgccactgaaaaaaaaatgacttaaggCCATGTTTCACGCTTACGACCGTCGCTGcattccccagggtcatgtgatcaaaattcaggggcttggcaactggcatgtacttatgacggttttgctgttcccggggtcacatgattccCCCCTTTGGCGAACTTCTAACAAGCGAAGTCAaggccagatccacttaacaaccgtgtttgctaatttaacaaccgcaatgattcgtttaacaaccgtggcaaggaaagtcgtaaaatggggcaaaactcgcttgacAAATTTCTCACCTAGCAACACGAATTGTCGTTGTATGTCGAGGGCTCTCCGTACTGTGCAAATTTACACCAGGGGTCGATCCAGACGAAACAATGCAAATTCCAAGCGAGTTTCTTTGGAAATACTCACCCAAACCAATCAAAAAAATTGTTTTAGCTTTTCAAGAAGTCGGTTTCTGTTAAAATCAATGggaccttattttatttttccagatcTTCAGAGTGCTTTTATAGGCAGTGGTTTAAATGCCATTCCAGATGGGCTGCCAGTTATAGGATTGTAGAGCTATTTGTCCCCAGGACAAATTACCCCCAAAACCTTTACATGAACATTTTGTGCTGGACCATCCTAATTTTAGGAGTCAGTTTTTGAAAATGAGCAGTCGGTAAAACTGCCCAGGAAATTAAATTTACacagtccgcccgagttagggctgttttgggagagctccagtctaagagcagaaaggctggaaaaagtttcccaatttggaccacgtttaaattctcagatagaggaaatcacgcttctacatcaggtctgtctatttgcctccagtgaagggctgccgggttttccctgctgttgctaattgcaagcactgcagggggttggaaaggcttgcacagcgggggctggctagcaagggagcagttagtgggataaaccaagttccctgttggaacaggggcgtcccagggggaggaaaagtccagcaaggctctgagaaggctctaaagcaggtgagccggattgctaggattccctcgcctgctccattttgcccggcaacagcagcgacggctggagccttcgcgcgcctttcagggctggaaagagcgggaagcggctgcgtgcgcacccccctccattttggatcgctccgactcactgggcagagcggcagagctcggagcgtgcgaggaacaaggcagcaagaagagcccagccagccaacggagcctcagcgagccctcaacgactgcagaacgccgcggggaggctgggggctagtctgggaagccagctagtctctccctccgggagataagctaagtctcggggaaccgagggcggtgggaggaaggaaatccgaccccaaggcggcccttccctcctggagattctcccagcgcttttggaccgcaaaggccagcgcgtgcccatcccaactccagccatctcccaggcctcgtggggacctgaaatggctgaggaatgcagggaggccttaggggatcaggtggggccctccagcaagcgctgcaagctggacccctctgtaaataaaggcaaagggcacaaaggctcacttgaaaggtcttctccaagagccacagtggatcccagggaggtttcaaggccccgtcagccagaacctagcccagaccgtcgcagcagggagtcagcttcccctgaccgtgaggcccaatcccccggggacagtgaattcttgtctggggataactatgcatccagggatccatctcctgaagcatcttgggggtaccccgactcccctagctcctccatcggagaggaactatgagacacaccggtgtataagacgcaccaagatttcgaagaggtaagaagaaaaaaaggttttgtcctccccaggagaactctgtaggcttcagcagggctgggtggggaggcaaaaacgcccccgttttgtaaaaaaaacaggtggaaaacaggccgttttttcgCTAATTTTTCACAAAAGTGGGATGTGGGGAAGggcttcaggaagccaaaaatggctgtattcggtgtataagatgcaccaaaatttccatgctcttttaggggggaaggtgcgccttatattccgaaaaataaggtatttAATGACTGCTCGAAGTTAAAATGGCAACAACAAAAGGGACTTAGGCcctattttcacacttacggccatcaTGGTCGCACGATCcaaattcaaacacttggaaactgactcatatttatgacggttgcagtgtcccggggctcatgggatccccttttgcgaccttccgaccagcaaaagtccacggggaaactggattcacttaccaaccgCGTCGCTAATTGAATCCCTgcggtgattcccttaacaaaagTGGGGAGAGAAGTCAaaaaacggggcaaagctcacttaacaactgtctctcttagcaaccgAAGCGTTGGGCTCAAcggcggttgtaagtcgagggctaccggCATACAGCTGTACCCCCCCCCTATGagccagaacccccccccccatcctccaaTTCATCTCAACCCAGTTGAATAAATACCACATTTTTTCCCAACTGAAAAACGAAAGAAAATCAATATTCAATCAATATCTCTTATTTTAAAGGCGCCAAAATAAGTCCCTTCTGGGGAGTGGTCCAACAAGGAAGGGTAGGAGACCTGGATGTTCACCACCTCTCCCGACTTCAGTTTGAAGAACCCGCCGACGTTGACCGAGAAAAAATGAAACTCGGATTCGCCCGACCAATTCTTGGTACTCCCGCCTTTCATCAGGACGACCGAGTTCCGCCGCCTGGCGTCCGTCTTGATCACGTACACCATCAGCTGCAGCGCCTGGCCAGTCAAGTTGCCCAACGTTTCGTGGTGCCGGAAACACACGTTGGCGTACAGGTAGTAAAAGCCGTCGTGATTGGCTATCAGCCTCCCATCGCTGAAGGTCATGTTCAGCACGTTAGCCCAGCCTTTGTCGTGGTGCCAGCTGGTAAGGTTCACTTTCCCGGTGCCTAAAGAAGAAAAGACGAATTAAAATGTACtatttttattagaaataatCCTCACTTAGTGACTGGTTGTTAGATAGATCAATCGGATTGGAACTGGAAGGGAGTTTGGAGGTCCTTGTCAGTGGTgggaattcaacattttttactgctggttctgtgggcgtagcttggtgggcgtggcatggcttggtgggtgtggcttggtgggcgtggcatggcttggtgggtgtggcttggtgggcatggcaggggaaggatactgcaaaatccccattttctcctgatcagctgggacttgggaggcagtaaATAGataagggcggggccagccagaggtggaatttgccagttctcccaactactcaaaatttccgctaccagttctccagaaccgatcagaagctgctgaatacccacctctggccctagtccaacccctgctcaagcaggagaccctatgccattccaaacaaatggttatccaatctctttagAACAgattagagctggaagggaccttggaggtcttctagtccagcccactgctcaagaccctataccatttcagacaaatggttgtccaatctcttctttaaaacctccagtgttggagcaagtTGTTCAGTtgagtaattgttctcactgtcaggaactttctcaACTCCatgttacttctctccttgattagttcccatccattgcttcttgtcttgtcctctggtgcttggaaaataagttggccaccctcttctttgtggcagcccctcaaatactggaacagtgctatcatgtctcctctggtccttcttttttcCAGAGTAGCCGTGCCCaattcctgccaccgttcttcatttattttagtttccaggcctttaatcatcttagttgctcttctctacacactttttccaaagtctcaacgtctttt is drawn from Thamnophis elegans isolate rThaEle1 unplaced genomic scaffold, rThaEle1.pri scaffold_392_arrow_ctg1, whole genome shotgun sequence and contains these coding sequences:
- the TNFSF11 gene encoding tumor necrosis factor ligand superfamily member 11; this encodes TGKVNLTSWHHDKGWANVLNMTFSDGRLIANHDGFYYLYANVCFRHHETLGNLTGQALQLMVYVIKTDARRRNSVVLMKGGSTKNWSGESEFHFFSVNVGGFFKLKSGEVVNIQVSYPSLLDHSPEGTYFGAFKIRDID